From a region of the Thiorhodovibrio winogradskyi genome:
- a CDS encoding class I SAM-dependent methyltransferase: protein MIALIEAFDTRAPGLVLELGSGISSLFFAARCSSLMKRGITPPRIVSVEHSLEWLHIAEKRLRSHELDRYVHFVNAPIVPLESAEGSVMCYAPAPIFEAIQGRNVDLLLIDGPPGFNLTDPGRAGTLYAVEALLNDGCLVVVDDTHRCGERLAIREWKQTFGKRIRRMRGWLTLDTQVEFEWHGVPGR from the coding sequence ATGATCGCCCTTATCGAAGCTTTTGACACACGGGCCCCAGGCCTTGTCCTTGAGCTTGGAAGCGGTATTTCTTCTTTATTTTTTGCAGCTCGCTGCAGCTCGCTCATGAAACGTGGCATTACACCGCCGCGTATCGTCTCGGTGGAGCACAGCCTCGAGTGGCTTCATATCGCTGAGAAGCGTCTGCGTTCCCACGAACTTGATCGATATGTGCATTTCGTAAACGCACCAATCGTTCCGCTAGAGAGCGCTGAGGGTTCAGTGATGTGCTACGCGCCAGCCCCAATCTTTGAGGCCATCCAGGGTCGGAATGTTGATCTATTACTCATCGACGGACCTCCAGGTTTCAACCTAACAGATCCCGGTCGCGCCGGCACCCTATATGCCGTGGAGGCGCTTTTGAACGACGGGTGTCTCGTTGTCGTTGACGACACCCACAGATGCGGCGAGCGCTTGGCGATCCGCGAGTGGAAGCAGACATTCGGTAAGCGGATCAGGCGGATGAGAGGCTGGCTTACCCTAGACACCCAGGTGGAGTTCGAATGGCACGGGGTGCCGGGGCGATGA
- a CDS encoding class I SAM-dependent methyltransferase, giving the protein MNEQEFDKFADEYLDMHRKNIRLSGEEPDFFSYYKVKDLVDGWARTNPDRSPAHILDFGGGTGGSAPHMRRLFPDSNITLADVSRRSLEIARSCGIKRLNALCFDGKILPLKDDSFDIGLAACVFHHIPEECHIHLLSEIRRVLKPGGQLFVFEHNPWNPFTVHAVNTCPFDKNAILIAAPKMRERMQAAGFSNVAVTYRLFFPGPLRRLRGLEPWLGRLAVGAQYRSVGAA; this is encoded by the coding sequence ATGAACGAGCAAGAATTCGACAAGTTTGCAGACGAATACCTGGATATGCACCGGAAAAACATCCGGCTGTCAGGAGAAGAACCAGACTTTTTCTCGTACTATAAGGTTAAAGATCTGGTCGATGGCTGGGCGCGGACCAATCCCGACCGTTCACCCGCTCATATACTCGATTTCGGTGGTGGCACGGGTGGTTCCGCACCGCATATGCGCAGGCTTTTTCCTGATTCCAACATCACACTGGCTGATGTTTCACGGCGTAGCCTTGAAATCGCAAGAAGCTGTGGGATAAAGAGGCTTAACGCATTGTGCTTCGATGGTAAGATTCTGCCGCTGAAGGATGATAGCTTCGACATCGGTCTGGCGGCGTGCGTATTTCACCATATCCCGGAAGAATGCCATATCCACCTGCTGTCGGAAATCCGGCGCGTGCTCAAACCCGGCGGGCAGCTTTTTGTCTTCGAGCATAACCCGTGGAACCCGTTCACCGTGCATGCCGTCAACACATGCCCGTTCGATAAGAATGCCATCCTAATTGCTGCCCCAAAGATGCGAGAGCGCATGCAAGCTGCCGGATTCAGCAATGTTGCAGTGACCTACCGTCTCTTCTTTCCTGGTCCCTTGCGCCGTCTCCGTGGATTGGAACCGTGGCTAGGACGGCTTGCGGTAGGGGCGCAATATCGGAGCGTAGGCGCTGCATGA
- a CDS encoding DUF6798 domain-containing protein, whose protein sequence is MTLSFFLNRSWTFPGNSARWPVFRYLLAFAAAYAANLAILALGITIAPNAVYFIQFVAMVSYSILFFFLCRYYVFSPLEALSQAGSMTSIYFIVQRVGLSSNLALLFLACAAVIGIWMMPVYWSGNEINYFDLAFRFVQPDGFGPNHSVFDSSNGRFASFFLIGSGIDLLGFETAKTVFAALLWVLLAFGLARVVQSLQLRLAETVAGLSIFVLNGQSLLGGEWLFGTVEAKLFAYAAVLFSLGFAFSARWYAAIFCAALGTYFHFLVGGFWALALLLLHALSPARGMATVRLTGVFSILVLPIFLVLLLERLETNIDLTGVGQSVNEIYAMAVPGHIAPFEHGLKAFLRNWFPGLVAHASLALVLWWMRPVEHGLGREANIWLALLNLYVLGATLLAFLDRDTHFLAAFYLFRPSALIFLLSCVLITHNIARGICPTEAGRAAAAAMLVAAAIVLPKGAIRMGEFVLSAPDRRLEATLTTAQSDLVDWLTTHTQADTAILLEPAELNPPDWEARPSFAGLERLSGRPFIVNYKFVPTDKADLITWHRRLLARRSFFFSSDCGQLVQLQAGVVVFVSRHRFEEAAGCVQEVYRNEEFIVAKPREAAMP, encoded by the coding sequence TTGACCCTCTCATTTTTTCTGAATCGATCCTGGACCTTTCCTGGAAATTCTGCTCGCTGGCCTGTCTTTAGGTACTTGCTCGCATTTGCTGCGGCTTACGCAGCAAATCTCGCCATTTTGGCATTAGGCATCACAATTGCCCCAAATGCAGTCTACTTTATTCAGTTCGTGGCCATGGTCAGTTACTCGATACTGTTCTTTTTTCTCTGCCGCTATTATGTCTTTTCACCTTTGGAAGCTCTATCGCAAGCGGGTTCCATGACATCCATCTATTTCATTGTCCAGAGAGTCGGTTTGAGTTCAAATCTCGCACTTTTGTTCCTCGCGTGCGCTGCGGTGATTGGAATATGGATGATGCCGGTTTATTGGTCCGGCAACGAGATCAACTATTTTGACCTGGCGTTCCGCTTTGTCCAGCCAGATGGCTTTGGCCCAAACCACTCAGTCTTCGATTCGTCCAACGGTCGTTTCGCAAGCTTTTTTCTAATTGGAAGCGGCATTGATTTACTTGGATTCGAAACCGCTAAGACAGTATTCGCTGCCTTACTTTGGGTGCTCCTAGCTTTCGGGCTTGCGCGCGTCGTGCAGAGCCTTCAGCTAAGGCTCGCCGAGACTGTCGCTGGGCTTTCCATCTTTGTTCTCAACGGACAATCATTGCTTGGAGGCGAATGGCTCTTTGGCACGGTGGAGGCAAAACTCTTCGCCTATGCGGCAGTGCTTTTCAGTCTAGGATTCGCCTTCTCGGCTCGGTGGTATGCGGCGATCTTCTGCGCCGCGCTCGGCACCTATTTCCACTTTCTTGTCGGCGGGTTCTGGGCCTTGGCGCTACTGTTGCTGCACGCACTATCACCAGCAAGAGGAATGGCTACCGTTCGTCTAACTGGGGTGTTTTCTATATTGGTTCTGCCAATCTTCTTAGTTCTCCTCCTCGAACGACTCGAAACCAATATTGATCTGACCGGAGTGGGGCAGAGCGTCAACGAAATCTATGCTATGGCTGTCCCCGGGCACATTGCGCCTTTCGAGCATGGGCTCAAAGCTTTTTTGCGTAACTGGTTCCCCGGATTGGTTGCTCATGCGAGCCTGGCTTTGGTGCTTTGGTGGATGCGCCCAGTCGAGCATGGACTCGGACGTGAGGCAAACATCTGGCTGGCTTTGCTGAATCTGTACGTCCTCGGGGCAACTTTGCTCGCCTTTTTGGACCGGGATACGCACTTCCTAGCGGCATTCTATCTTTTCCGGCCCTCGGCCTTGATTTTCCTTCTTTCATGCGTGCTGATCACGCACAATATCGCACGGGGTATCTGCCCCACCGAAGCAGGCCGCGCTGCCGCAGCGGCCATGCTCGTTGCTGCAGCGATTGTGCTACCGAAGGGTGCAATTCGGATGGGCGAGTTCGTATTGAGCGCCCCAGATCGGCGCCTGGAGGCCACCCTAACAACGGCCCAAAGCGATCTCGTCGACTGGTTGACAACACACACTCAAGCGGACACAGCGATTTTGCTAGAACCGGCGGAACTTAATCCGCCAGACTGGGAAGCTCGGCCATCTTTTGCTGGACTCGAACGCTTGAGCGGACGTCCCTTCATCGTGAACTACAAGTTCGTGCCAACCGATAAGGCGGATCTTATAACCTGGCACCGCCGTCTGCTGGCTCGCAGATCCTTCTTCTTCTCCAGCGATTGCGGTCAACTCGTACAACTCCAAGCGGGTGTTGTTGTATTCGTCTCACGCCATCGGTTTGAGGAAGCGGCGGGCTGTGTGCAAGAGGTCTATCGTAACGAAGAGTTTATCGTGGCCAAACCCCGCGAGGCTGCAATGCCGTAA
- a CDS encoding Gfo/Idh/MocA family oxidoreductase: protein MNNIPVNTIYRSGAPPQIKLPLRVAVIGCGSFAEQFHLPVLAGHDDIKLAALVDRDSKRLSRLATAYGVPIAVEDQSDLSVNQIDAAILATPPVHHRDGAIDLLQRGIHVLVEKPMALHLADAEAMCAAADDSGVVLAVGVYKRLLPVIRFVKQLLQEQRFGKPLRCTASWGGIGGYGSATLALMKKELAGGGVLMDLGPHLLDILTYWFGEDGRVLEYRDDARGGIEADCDGLLGFQLQGVSVEVDFHLSRARNLDSGFRVECETATLEFGVTERFEITVYPSVGASPYLIRPTDVDTGASWFEPFRAEIDDWLGAIVAGKRPELDGRSCLASLRLIEECYSKRQSLDYPWLIPDHQSPSATPVTAAHAAHSFVRATKAPRRVLITGAGGFIGSRASELLFASGNWQIRGQIRRPASASRLARLPIEMIQADLRSESDVARMVDGCDAVVHCAVGTDYGQNRSIYEVTVGGTKRLVDAAKRAGVQRFVHLSSIGVNDPDAHSVISHDTPMHSNKDDWYGYTKGLAERATLAAADGRFCPVILRPGCVYGPYGFTFVMNPLAALVQGRLVLADSSDLPSNTVYVDNLAHAICLALEGDEERICGEIAVISDEPNWTWGQYFGFFADALGVPLRTASAPTNDLRAKRIKPEHAKVLPALVSAEAKQFAKRLLRTDPLGTLPRLTMERFPASERWLRKLLKMDAPEIYRRPPSRASRDMVFTSRKGAISLENAKQALGYHSLVDPEQAMAVTLQWAYYAGVVPREKVNR, encoded by the coding sequence ATGAACAACATCCCCGTCAACACGATATACCGGTCAGGCGCGCCCCCTCAAATCAAGTTGCCGCTTCGCGTTGCGGTGATTGGTTGTGGATCCTTCGCCGAACAGTTTCACTTGCCGGTTCTTGCCGGTCATGACGACATCAAACTGGCGGCCTTGGTTGATCGGGATTCTAAACGCTTATCTCGGTTGGCAACTGCTTACGGTGTGCCCATCGCGGTCGAAGACCAATCGGACCTTTCGGTCAACCAGATCGACGCCGCGATCCTAGCAACGCCCCCGGTGCACCACCGCGACGGTGCAATTGATCTGCTCCAGCGCGGCATCCATGTGCTGGTCGAGAAACCGATGGCACTCCATCTGGCTGATGCCGAAGCGATGTGCGCTGCCGCGGATGACTCCGGCGTCGTGCTCGCCGTTGGCGTTTATAAACGCTTGCTGCCGGTGATTCGCTTCGTGAAGCAATTGCTTCAGGAGCAACGCTTTGGAAAGCCGCTACGATGCACAGCCTCTTGGGGCGGAATCGGCGGCTATGGTTCCGCTACCCTGGCGTTGATGAAAAAAGAACTCGCCGGCGGCGGAGTGCTGATGGATCTCGGTCCGCACCTGCTGGATATCTTGACCTACTGGTTCGGCGAAGATGGACGTGTGTTGGAGTATCGCGATGACGCCCGTGGGGGCATAGAGGCAGACTGTGACGGCTTGCTGGGGTTCCAGCTACAAGGCGTTTCAGTCGAGGTTGACTTTCACCTCAGTCGTGCGCGGAATTTAGACAGCGGTTTTCGCGTCGAGTGTGAAACGGCGACGCTTGAGTTTGGTGTCACCGAACGTTTTGAAATCACCGTCTATCCGTCTGTTGGTGCTTCTCCCTACCTTATTCGTCCAACTGATGTCGATACCGGAGCGTCTTGGTTTGAACCGTTTCGGGCTGAAATCGACGACTGGCTTGGCGCCATCGTTGCCGGCAAACGCCCAGAGTTGGACGGACGATCCTGTTTAGCTTCGTTGCGACTCATCGAAGAGTGCTATAGCAAACGTCAATCACTCGACTACCCGTGGCTGATCCCTGATCATCAATCACCGTCGGCGACCCCCGTCACCGCTGCGCATGCGGCACATTCCTTTGTCCGTGCCACGAAAGCGCCTCGGCGAGTCTTGATTACGGGCGCAGGTGGATTCATCGGCAGTCGCGCGTCGGAGTTGTTGTTCGCGAGCGGCAATTGGCAGATTCGCGGTCAGATCCGCCGTCCGGCCAGTGCTTCGCGTCTGGCTCGCCTGCCGATTGAAATGATTCAGGCGGACCTGCGGTCTGAATCAGACGTCGCGCGGATGGTCGATGGCTGCGACGCGGTCGTGCACTGCGCGGTTGGCACCGATTACGGCCAGAATCGATCAATTTATGAGGTCACCGTGGGTGGTACCAAGCGGTTGGTCGATGCGGCGAAACGGGCTGGAGTGCAGCGGTTTGTCCATCTCAGCAGCATTGGTGTCAATGATCCAGATGCCCACTCCGTGATCTCCCATGATACGCCAATGCACAGCAACAAAGACGATTGGTATGGATACACGAAAGGGCTAGCCGAACGTGCGACGCTGGCGGCGGCGGACGGGCGGTTTTGTCCGGTCATCCTGAGACCGGGATGCGTCTACGGCCCCTACGGCTTCACCTTTGTGATGAACCCCTTGGCTGCATTGGTCCAAGGGCGCTTGGTGTTGGCTGATTCCTCGGATCTGCCATCCAACACCGTATACGTTGACAATTTGGCTCATGCGATTTGTTTGGCGCTTGAAGGAGACGAAGAGCGGATTTGTGGAGAGATTGCCGTGATCAGTGACGAACCAAATTGGACATGGGGGCAGTATTTCGGTTTTTTTGCCGACGCGCTGGGCGTGCCTTTGCGAACCGCATCCGCGCCTACCAATGATTTGAGGGCAAAAAGAATCAAACCCGAGCATGCCAAAGTGCTCCCCGCGCTGGTTTCTGCAGAAGCCAAACAGTTCGCCAAGCGGTTGTTGCGTACGGATCCGCTTGGAACCTTGCCCCGCTTGACCATGGAACGTTTTCCCGCATCGGAACGGTGGTTACGCAAGCTGTTGAAGATGGATGCGCCGGAGATCTACCGCCGTCCGCCAAGCCGCGCGAGTAGAGACATGGTTTTTACGTCACGGAAAGGGGCAATTAGCTTGGAGAATGCGAAACAGGCGCTTGGCTACCATTCACTGGTTGATCCCGAGCAGGCAATGGCGGTGACATTGCAGTGGGCCTATTACGCCGGTGTCGTGCCTCGGGAGAAGGTCAATCGGTGA
- a CDS encoding Druantia anti-phage system protein DruA — translation MHDITLRAVAPDEEARFKALLEAYHYLGAAAKIGHTLWYVAIWRDQWLALLVLSAAAWKCAARDQWIGWDRRYQFDRLHLIANNARFLILPQWHVPNLASKVLSLCERQVSTDWQTRFGYPLWLLETFVDPRRFTGTCYRAANWLEVGQTRGYRRTRAGYSQQPDGAKRVFVRPLIGQVQARLSDPRLDSQYRYGAPKLMISAQQMRSLPAFFVDVPDPRRGQGRRHPLPVVLAISAAAVLCGARGYKAIAAWAKDLSQAARARFGCRYRNGRYEVPSRTRIRDVLTRVDPDALDGALQGWNAQMGAEDEGLAIDGKTMCNAIDAEGRQTHILGVVGHDSKVCHTQKKSVLCLSMAVMN, via the coding sequence TTGCACGACATCACCCTGCGTGCGGTCGCCCCAGATGAAGAGGCGCGCTTCAAAGCATTGCTCGAGGCGTATCACTACCTGGGCGCGGCGGCAAAAATCGGTCACACCCTCTGGTATGTCGCCATCTGGCGGGATCAGTGGTTGGCGTTGCTGGTGCTGAGCGCCGCGGCCTGGAAGTGCGCGGCGCGCGATCAGTGGATCGGCTGGGATCGCCGCTACCAGTTCGACCGCCTGCATCTGATCGCCAACAACGCCCGCTTTCTCATTCTGCCCCAGTGGCATGTGCCCAATCTCGCCTCCAAGGTGCTGTCGCTGTGCGAGCGCCAGGTCAGCACTGATTGGCAGACCCGCTTCGGTTATCCGCTGTGGTTGCTGGAGACCTTCGTCGATCCGCGCCGCTTTACCGGCACCTGCTATCGCGCGGCCAACTGGCTGGAGGTCGGGCAGACGCGCGGGTACCGCCGCACGCGCGCCGGCTACAGCCAGCAGCCCGATGGCGCCAAGCGGGTGTTTGTCCGCCCCTTGATCGGGCAGGTCCAAGCACGCTTGTCCGACCCAAGACTCGATTCCCAGTATCGCTATGGAGCCCCAAAACTCATGATCTCCGCACAACAGATGCGTTCGCTTCCTGCGTTCTTTGTCGATGTCCCTGATCCGCGTCGCGGCCAAGGCCGGCGTCATCCCTTGCCGGTGGTTCTTGCGATCTCCGCCGCGGCGGTGCTGTGCGGGGCGCGTGGCTATAAGGCCATCGCCGCTTGGGCGAAGGATCTCAGCCAGGCGGCCCGGGCGCGCTTTGGTTGCCGTTATCGCAACGGTCGCTATGAGGTGCCCAGCCGCACGCGCATCCGCGATGTCCTCACCCGGGTCGATCCCGACGCCCTTGATGGGGCGCTGCAGGGCTGGAATGCGCAGATGGGCGCCGAGGACGAGGGCCTGGCCATTGATGGCAAGACGATGTGCAATGCCATCGACGCCGAGGGACGCCAGACCCACATCCTCGGTGTCGTTGGACATGACTCCAAGGTCTGTCACACCCAAAAAAAGTCGGTGCTTTGCCTGTCAATGGCAGTGATGAACTGA
- a CDS encoding glycosyltransferase family 2 protein, which produces MSRPPATRTMPSLSAIVPCYNEESVLNELRNRLITACQEAVGNDYELVLIDDGSSDRTREILRQFQTEDPRITVVLLSRNHGHQLALSAGLSVARGERLFVLDADLQDPPELLTEMMARMDEGYDVVYGTRRSRTGESAFKIRTAHLFYRLLNRMVDIEIPSDTGDFRLMSRRVADVLLAMPERYRFVRGMVSWAGFPQTPFFYDRDARFAGETKYPFRRMVLFAVDAVTSFSILPLRLATALGFFSAAFGFLFSFWVLGAWLLGATIAGWTSIALLMLLLGGTQLIVMGILGEYVGRTYIEAKRRPLFVVEQVLRTETPADD; this is translated from the coding sequence ATGTCACGCCCCCCCGCGACGAGAACAATGCCAAGCCTTTCTGCAATCGTTCCATGCTATAACGAGGAATCGGTTCTGAATGAGCTTCGAAACCGGCTAATAACTGCTTGTCAGGAAGCGGTCGGGAATGACTACGAGCTTGTGCTGATTGATGATGGTTCGAGTGATCGGACGCGAGAAATCCTGCGCCAGTTTCAGACTGAGGATCCGCGGATTACGGTCGTTCTGCTTTCCCGCAATCACGGACATCAGTTAGCCCTCAGTGCGGGGCTGAGCGTCGCTCGCGGCGAGCGACTCTTCGTGCTCGACGCCGACCTCCAGGATCCCCCGGAGCTTCTAACTGAGATGATGGCGCGGATGGACGAGGGGTATGATGTTGTCTACGGCACCCGCCGCAGCCGAACGGGTGAAAGTGCCTTTAAGATTCGCACGGCGCATCTCTTCTACCGTCTGCTTAACCGGATGGTAGATATTGAGATTCCCTCCGACACTGGTGATTTTAGGCTGATGTCTCGTCGTGTGGCCGATGTGCTGCTGGCCATGCCGGAACGCTATCGTTTTGTCCGCGGCATGGTCAGCTGGGCAGGCTTCCCTCAAACCCCCTTTTTTTATGACCGCGATGCCCGTTTCGCGGGAGAGACGAAATATCCCTTTCGCCGGATGGTGCTATTTGCGGTTGACGCGGTAACGAGCTTTTCTATTTTGCCACTGCGGCTTGCCACAGCACTTGGCTTTTTTAGTGCGGCTTTCGGCTTTCTCTTCAGCTTCTGGGTTCTTGGAGCCTGGCTATTAGGCGCTACGATTGCCGGCTGGACGTCCATTGCACTCTTGATGCTCCTGTTGGGTGGAACACAGCTGATCGTCATGGGAATTCTGGGTGAGTATGTGGGGCGGACCTACATTGAAGCCAAGAGGAGGCCACTGTTTGTTGTCGAACAAGTGCTGCGCACTGAAACGCCAGCCGACGATTGA
- a CDS encoding DUF6399 domain-containing protein, producing the protein MKPATRLERAQTLAALASARAAGQSERQAAAAIGCPRSTLRDWSQSALALGDAPAALAAFIATEAGVHWLHRLVLAIQFVITLRAGGGVRLVSEVLELSGLSAFVGSSYGSQQALNAALEQALVDIAAEQRQALATGMLPRQISVCEDETFHPAICLVALEPVSNFILLEQYAEDRTAATWTQALAAACAGLPVTVVQGTSDEATALRRHIERDHQAHHSPDLFHLQHEVAKATGLSLARAVREADAEVAGSEAALQAEREAEQAYHQQRHGPGRPPAFAQRIQAALQRWARASCERDQAQARQQEAKTLIRALGEAYHPFDLEHAEAQLPERLAERLSAIWQRLEALADAADLPARARAHLAKAQRLNTALLATIAFFFASVQQRVETLNLAPGIEAAVLEQLIPAIYLERVATRCSGAEQRQHLKELSAQRLAPLRASDHPIQALEASQRMEIEQVASDCADLFQRSSSTVEGRNGQLSLFHHGCHRLSSRKLAALLTAVHNFYIRRADQTTAAERFFGQAPPSLFEQLLERVPLPPRPRRRRPRAPKVSYLAPMAA; encoded by the coding sequence ATGAAGCCCGCGACGCGTCTGGAGCGGGCGCAAACGCTCGCGGCTCTGGCCAGCGCGCGTGCCGCCGGTCAGAGCGAACGCCAAGCAGCGGCCGCGATCGGCTGCCCACGCAGTACCTTGCGCGACTGGTCACAGTCGGCACTGGCGCTCGGCGATGCGCCGGCGGCGTTGGCCGCGTTCATCGCCACCGAAGCCGGTGTGCACTGGCTGCACCGGTTGGTCCTGGCGATCCAGTTTGTCATCACCCTGCGTGCCGGTGGTGGCGTGCGCTTGGTCAGTGAGGTCTTGGAGCTGAGCGGCTTATCGGCCTTCGTGGGCAGTTCCTACGGCAGTCAGCAGGCGTTGAATGCCGCGCTGGAGCAGGCGCTGGTCGACATCGCCGCCGAGCAGCGCCAAGCGCTGGCCACCGGCATGCTTCCACGGCAGATCAGCGTCTGCGAAGACGAGACCTTCCATCCGGCGATCTGCTTGGTGGCGCTCGAGCCGGTGTCGAACTTTATCCTGCTCGAGCAGTATGCTGAGGATCGCACCGCCGCGACCTGGACCCAGGCGTTGGCCGCGGCCTGCGCGGGCTTGCCGGTCACCGTCGTGCAGGGCACCTCGGATGAGGCCACGGCGCTGCGCCGGCACATCGAGCGCGATCATCAGGCGCATCATTCCCCGGACCTGTTCCATCTGCAGCACGAGGTGGCCAAGGCCACCGGGCTGTCACTGGCGCGGGCAGTGCGCGAGGCCGACGCCGAGGTGGCAGGCTCTGAGGCAGCGCTGCAAGCCGAGCGTGAGGCCGAACAGGCGTACCACCAGCAGCGCCATGGCCCGGGGCGTCCGCCGGCCTTTGCTCAGCGCATCCAGGCCGCCCTGCAGCGTTGGGCGCGCGCGTCATGCGAGCGCGATCAGGCACAGGCGCGTCAGCAGGAGGCCAAGACGTTGATCCGCGCCCTCGGTGAGGCCTATCACCCGTTTGATCTGGAGCACGCTGAGGCGCAACTGCCTGAGCGCTTGGCAGAACGCCTCAGCGCGATCTGGCAACGCTTGGAGGCCCTCGCCGACGCGGCCGACCTGCCGGCGCGCGCTCGCGCCCACCTCGCGAAGGCCCAGCGTTTGAACACCGCCCTGCTGGCAACGATCGCCTTCTTCTTCGCCAGCGTGCAGCAGCGTGTCGAGACACTCAACCTGGCACCTGGCATTGAGGCCGCCGTGCTCGAGCAACTCATCCCGGCGATCTATCTTGAGCGGGTCGCTACGCGCTGCTCGGGAGCTGAGCAACGGCAACACCTTAAGGAACTGAGCGCGCAGAGGCTCGCACCGCTGCGCGCGTCGGATCACCCGATCCAAGCCCTGGAGGCGAGCCAGCGCATGGAGATTGAGCAGGTCGCCAGCGACTGCGCCGACCTGTTCCAGCGCTCGAGTTCCACTGTGGAGGGGCGCAACGGTCAGCTCTCACTCTTCCACCATGGTTGCCATCGGCTGAGCTCACGCAAGCTCGCTGCGCTGCTGACCGCCGTACACAACTTTTACATCCGCCGTGCGGATCAGACCACCGCCGCTGAGCGCTTCTTTGGCCAAGCGCCGCCGTCGTTGTTCGAGCAGCTGCTTGAGCGGGTGCCTCTGCCGCCACGACCACGCAGACGACGACCACGCGCGCCGAAGGTCTCCTACCTCGCGCCGATGGCCGCCTGA
- a CDS encoding putative nucleotide-diphospho-sugar transferase, protein MLPDVSACHVLAADGWGSYAQMAWVSACTFRRHHPDVPVIWVVDELTYENMKTFPSAVRDGLDLVLRVETGLKTLRDRSRFLKTTLAQHVEGRVLYLDTDTIVQRPIPELLQFTGEFAAALEFNTLPSDRFFPEELANTVYSKLGWNAPTRLYFNSGVFVVNVSPRTLELFDRWHFGWQASRRIGHSSDQASLNHAIDELGLSPTILAPGWCCSGLGDSPPPAFHIFSRPTGTQALSSCTWPSMLLIVATSTGTPMREAYAKGTHGVRPLPLTCSGDRATIGALRSRSVESCLAPDSLVRV, encoded by the coding sequence ATGCTCCCTGACGTAAGTGCGTGTCATGTCCTTGCAGCCGACGGTTGGGGTAGCTACGCGCAAATGGCCTGGGTTTCTGCCTGCACGTTCCGCCGCCATCACCCTGACGTACCCGTGATATGGGTCGTTGATGAACTCACCTACGAGAACATGAAAACCTTCCCGTCTGCGGTGCGGGACGGGCTAGACCTTGTGTTGCGGGTGGAAACGGGATTAAAAACCCTCCGGGATCGGAGCCGCTTCCTCAAGACCACGCTGGCCCAGCATGTCGAGGGGCGGGTGCTCTACCTTGATACGGACACCATCGTGCAGCGCCCCATCCCGGAACTTCTCCAGTTCACTGGCGAGTTCGCAGCGGCACTGGAGTTTAATACCCTGCCAAGTGATAGGTTCTTCCCAGAGGAGCTCGCTAACACCGTCTATTCCAAACTTGGCTGGAACGCCCCCACCCGCCTATACTTCAACAGCGGCGTTTTCGTGGTAAATGTCTCCCCTCGGACCCTTGAACTCTTCGACCGCTGGCATTTCGGCTGGCAGGCGAGTCGTAGGATCGGGCACTCGAGCGACCAGGCGTCCCTCAATCACGCTATCGATGAACTGGGGCTTTCCCCAACCATTCTTGCACCTGGATGGTGTTGTTCCGGCCTTGGCGATTCTCCGCCGCCAGCATTTCACATTTTTTCACGTCCAACCGGTACCCAGGCACTCTCGTCATGCACATGGCCGAGCATGCTGCTGATTGTGGCGACATCGACTGGGACGCCTATGAGGGAAGCCTACGCGAAGGGCACCCATGGGGTCCGTCCCCTCCCGCTTACCTGCTCTGGCGATCGCGCCACCATTGGCGCGCTGCGGTCGCGAAGTGTCGAAAGCTGCTTGGCGCCTGACAGCCTTGTCAGAGTATGA
- a CDS encoding ISAs1 family transposase, which yields MAIPVLDSLDLTDKTLTADALLTQRSLAEYLIERGAHYVFIAKENQPTLVADIRLLFQARGEPDFRESSDLAHGRIESRAIWTSTALNNYLDFPHVGQVFAIERTTTEKKTDKTSVETVFGVTDHTPESASPKRLLAFNRGHWGIEAHHWILDWNWDEDRCTIRTGHGPENITRLRRFAAGLIKTKSKDSVAATIEKLARKVRRVFDYLGMTANSMPRAARVAPVG from the coding sequence ATGGCCATCCCGGTGCTCGACTCCCTCGACCTCACTGACAAGACCCTCACCGCCGACGCCCTGCTCACCCAGCGCTCGCTCGCTGAGTATCTCATCGAACGGGGCGCGCATTACGTCTTTATCGCCAAAGAGAATCAGCCCACGCTGGTTGCCGACATCCGCCTGCTTTTCCAGGCGCGGGGCGAGCCGGATTTTCGCGAGTCATCGGACCTTGCGCATGGGCGTATCGAAAGCCGCGCGATTTGGACCTCCACGGCGCTGAACAACTATCTCGATTTCCCCCATGTCGGGCAGGTCTTCGCCATTGAGCGCACCACCACTGAGAAAAAAACCGACAAGACCTCCGTCGAGACAGTCTTCGGCGTCACGGATCATACCCCTGAGAGTGCAAGCCCTAAGCGCCTGCTCGCCTTCAACCGTGGGCATTGGGGCATTGAAGCCCATCACTGGATCCTCGACTGGAACTGGGATGAGGATCGCTGCACCATCCGCACCGGCCATGGACCAGAAAACATCACCCGACTGCGCCGGTTTGCCGCCGGTCTGATCAAAACGAAATCCAAGGATTCCGTGGCAGCCACCATCGAGAAGCTCGCGCGCAAAGTCCGCCGTGTCTTCGATTATCTGGGCATGACGGCAAACTCAATGCCCCGCGCTGCCCGTGTCGCGCCTGTTGGTTAG